A single genomic interval of Pseudochaenichthys georgianus chromosome 3, fPseGeo1.2, whole genome shotgun sequence harbors:
- the LOC139433260 gene encoding uncharacterized protein — protein sequence MLKNTGRMAVRCPICNSSYRALSKHLQRNHGVRNLDERKILLLLANGRTNIRLHPCTILGCEYHGTRLDRHLARDHVELAREELHVVQNQMKMTVAKKELYELRMTNPTIEMITAWAVDTVADDDILSQPPPLSPVNECDNPDCKEWRLEANAVRAQRDIYAAEVKSLRCKLQQRIKDKRQRMDQRAGDMPAFDGEERERVILKKRPRPESTPTRLSKSKGPSCSKSPIPACSTSPIPACSTSPIPACSKSPTGSHTHSSSSSEPASIHTEASSTSPPINSPWFRGRGRRNIMRDITFPRIMEEYLQGYREHYAGIDPPVRLQENTVSKLSRVKSFLSFMAHGFNRLSDWLFLRDLKRIRGWSRSLMKSSLQVTTSDFYIKNISHFLKYMADTPCKGSRLSQTDMILIKREVVAILKSLKRKVLIHQMQVKRDKMEGLPSHNDLMTCLTSTTTRIPQLLDVMASNPTTATRTLLYGYMTLHWSCIYGHRPGVYSNMTNAEVRKADTTGTAFGYLVHVSNHKTANAFGEAQLYLTVEEFGWMKRWLEIKGTLTCTQSRYFLYTEGKNPFRKLAYSLRLAWADVGLRSPINFTDLRTVHADNAKRFQDKGNRQRVSDFMCHNTATADKFYANNPSLKEAADIRLLFTESLQAAAAASTAAAAGNEDTFAGIDIDSDNSGEEHSPAPYQDSLPRHVPKRDQSLAEHNPSDMGEERVPYSAPTSPTVASDQLVNMQCVVVISPLVNTLYPV from the exons atgctcaagaatacaggtcggatggcggtccgttgtccgatctgcaatagctcctaccgtgccctgagcaagcacctacagaggaaccatggtgtgcgtaacttggatgaaagaaaaattctgctgttgttggccaacggacggaccaacattaggctccatccctgtaccattctgggatgcgagtaccacggcacaaggctggatcgccacttggccagagaccatgttgagctggcccgggaggaactacatgtggttcaaaatcaaatgaaaatgacagtggccaagaaggagctttatgaactccgaatgacaaaccccaccatagaaatgattaccgcttgggctgttgacacggtggcagacgacgatatactgtcacaacctccacccttgtccccggtgaatgaatgtgacaacccggactgcaaagaatggaggctggaggctaacgcagtgagggctcagcgggacatatatgctgctgaggtgaaatccctgcgctgcaagttgcagcagaggataaaggacaagcgacagaggatggatcagcgggccggggacatgcccgcgttcgatggggaggaacgagagcgggtcattctgaagaaacgaccccgaccagagtcgacaccaacgaggctgtccaagtcgaaaggtccctcctgcagcaagtctcccattcctgcctgcagcacgtctcccattcccgcctgcagcacgtctcccattcccgcctgcagcaagtcccccactggctctcacacccattcatccagctcctcagagcctgcatccatccataccgaggcctcgtcaacctcccctcccataaattccccctggttccggggcaggggccggagaaatataatgcgggacataacattcccacggatcatgg aggagtatctgcaaggataccgggagcattatgcaggtatcgacccaccagtgaggctccaggaaaacacagtctccaaactaagcagagtgaagtcgttcctcagtttcatggcacacggtttcaatcgcctgtctgactggctctttttgagggatctcaagaggatacgcgggtggtcccggagcctgatgaagtcaagccttcaggtcacgacctccgacttctacatcaagaatatatcacactttctcaagtacatggccgacacaccgtgcaaggggagcaggctcagccaaaccgacatgattttaatcaaacgggaagtagttgccatcctgaagtccctgaagagaaaagtacttatccaccagatgcaagtgaagcgtgacaagatggaaggtctgccgagccacaacgacctaatgacatgcttgacttcgaccaccactcgcatccctcagctcctggatgtgatggccagcaatccgactaccgcgacccggacactgctctatgggtatatgactcttcattggagctgcatttatggccaccgtccgggggtctactccaacatgaccaacgccgaggtccgaaaggcggatacaactggcactgccttcggctacctggttcat gtaagtaaccacaagacggccaacgcgttcggggaggcgcagctgtacctcaccgtagaagaatttggatggatgaagaggtggctggaaattaagggtacgctgacctgcacccagagccgttactttctgtacacagaggggaagaacccgttcaggaagcttgcctactccctgaggttggcatgggctgatgtggggctccgcagtcccattaacttcaccgacctccgcacagtccacgccgataatgcgaagaggtttcaagacaaaggcaaccgccaaagagtgagtgatttcatgtgtcacaacactgcaactgcggacaaattttacgcgaataatccttctttgaaggaggctgcggacattcggttgctcttcacagagtcacttcaagcagcggcggcggcatcgacagcagcagcagcgggaaatgaagacacttttgcgggtattgacatcgacagtgacaactctggagaggagcacagcccggctccctaccaagactccctaccaagacatgtcccgaagagggaccagtcactggccgaacacaacccctcagacatgggtgaagagagggtgccatactctgccccaacttcacccactgttgccagtgatcaacttgtaaatatgcagtgtgttgttgtaatcagtccccttgtaaatacgttatatcctgtttga
- the LOC139433605 gene encoding general transcription factor II-I repeat domain-containing protein 2B-like, with protein sequence MVESAALLWPEKKEPFENIPLSRRTVTRRVEDIAENLEFQLQSKRCPNLTGKNVGLLKRMQDKVSELNAEQTLVFIHCIIHQQALYKSVLKLSHVVDVVTTTVNFIRARALKHRQFVSLLEEQESEHGDVRYHTAVRWLSLGKVLKRFWVLKSEIKEFCEMKGKTIPELSDKDWMADLTFAVDVTAMMNALNTQLQGKGLFAHEMQSHVKAFMTTLQLISRQLGSNNLEHMKTLKEVKPSADHRHRYSSMLGALHDEFSRRFQDFKKVEDEMQLVFSPFTCSVDRAPTEVQLELIDLQSDSLLKEHFKSASLLEFYSALKEENFPNMRRHAQKMLVLFGSTYTCEQTFSVMKFTKSRYRSSLTDEHLSAVLRISTSDIQPDFDGLVKAQQRLDFSH encoded by the exons ATGGTCGAGTCTGCAGCACTGCTATGGCCAGAGAAAAAAGAACCGTTTGAAAACATCCCGCTGTCCCGCCGCACCGTGACGAGAAGGGTGGAGGACATCGCAGAGAATCTGGAGTTTCAGCTGCAAA GTAAACGATGTCCGAATTTGACAGGGAAAAATGTTGGGCTTTTGAAAAGAATGCAAGATAAAGTGAGTGAACTCAACGCAGAGCAGACATTGGTGTTTATACATTGTATTATTCATCAGCAAGCGTTGTACAAGTCAGTGCTAAAACTTAGCCATGTGGTTGATGTTGTTACTACAACAGTTAATTTCATCAGAGCGCGAGCATTAAAGCACAGGCAGTTTGtttcactgttggaggagcaagAGAGCGAACATGGTGATGTCAGGTACCACACAGCTGTCAGATGGCTCAGCCTGGGCAAAGTGCTAAAAAGGTTTTGGGTTCTGAAATCAGAGATAAAAGAGTTTTGTGAGATGAAAGGCAAAACCATCCCAGAGCTGTCTGATAAGGACTGGATGGCAGATTTAACATTTGCTGTTGATGTGACTGCAATGATGAATGCACTGAACACACAACTGCAGGGCAAGGGCCTTTTTGCTCATGAAATGCAGAGCCATGTGAAAGCCTTCATGACAACGTTGCAATTAATTTCAAGGCAACTAGGCAGCAACAATCTCGAACACATGAAAACCCTGAAAGAAGTCAAACCATCAGCTGATCACCGGCACAGGTACTCATCCATGTTAGGAGCACTGCATGATGAATTTTCAAGgcgttttcaagatttcaaaaaGGTTGAGGATGAAATGCAGCTGGTTTTCTCTCCCTTTACCTGCAGTGTTGATCGTGCACCCACTGAGGTTCAGCTTGAACTCATTGACCTGCAGTCTGATTCACTACTGAAAGAGCACTTTAAGTCAGCATCACTGCTAGAGTTCTACTCTGCTCTCAAGGAGGAGAACTTTCCAAACATGAGGAGACATGCTCAGAAGATGTTGGTTCTCTTTGGATCCACCTACACATGTGAACAGACATTCTCAGTCATGAAGTTTACCAAATCCAGGTACAGATCCTCTCTCACTGATGAACATCTGTCAGCTGTGCTTCGCATCTCCACCTCAGACATTCAACCTGACTTTGATGGACTTGTTAAAGCTCAACAGAGACTGGATTTCTcacactga